In the genome of Myxococcus stipitatus, one region contains:
- a CDS encoding aldo/keto reductase has product MSTLCFGTMALGEPLEGSASQGFGTDEKTSFAILERALDVGINFLDTANVYGMGLSESTLGHWFAQGNGRREQMVLASKFRLRVLPGPNNSGASRLNLRTSVEDSLRRLNTDRIDLYQVHLQDVDTPVDETLRAMEDLVRQGKVLYIGASNYAAYRLVDALWTSRHLGLSRFVSLQAQYSLVVRDAEREYLPLCEHFGLGLLAWAPLAAGFLSGKYRQGEAPPDATRLAVENGRMAEFDTPRNWRVLAEVIAVAKELDATPAQVSLAWLLHKKSVTSVVFGARSLSQFEENLRAASLKLDAAQMKRLDDAGTLDPGTPYAFIRQMQGRW; this is encoded by the coding sequence GTGTCGACGCTGTGCTTCGGGACCATGGCGCTCGGGGAGCCGCTGGAGGGCTCCGCGAGCCAGGGCTTTGGCACGGACGAGAAGACGTCCTTCGCCATCCTGGAGCGGGCCCTGGACGTGGGCATCAACTTCCTGGACACCGCCAACGTCTACGGGATGGGGCTCTCGGAGAGCACGCTGGGCCACTGGTTCGCGCAGGGCAACGGGCGGCGGGAGCAGATGGTGCTGGCCTCCAAGTTCCGCCTGCGCGTGCTGCCGGGGCCGAACAACTCGGGCGCCTCGCGCCTCAACCTGCGCACCTCCGTGGAAGACAGCCTGCGGCGGCTGAACACGGACCGCATCGACCTGTATCAGGTGCACCTGCAGGACGTGGACACGCCCGTGGACGAGACGCTCCGGGCGATGGAAGACCTCGTGCGCCAGGGCAAGGTGCTCTACATCGGCGCCAGCAACTACGCCGCCTACCGGCTGGTGGACGCGCTGTGGACCAGCCGGCACCTGGGCCTGTCCCGCTTCGTGTCGCTCCAGGCGCAGTACAGCCTGGTGGTGCGCGATGCCGAGCGCGAGTACCTGCCGCTGTGTGAGCACTTCGGCCTGGGACTCCTCGCCTGGGCGCCGCTCGCCGCGGGCTTCCTGTCCGGCAAGTACCGCCAGGGCGAGGCGCCGCCCGATGCCACGCGCCTGGCGGTGGAGAACGGCCGCATGGCGGAGTTCGACACCCCTCGCAACTGGCGCGTGCTGGCCGAGGTGATCGCCGTCGCGAAGGAGCTGGACGCGACGCCCGCCCAGGTCTCGCTCGCGTGGCTGCTCCACAAGAAGAGCGTGACGTCCGTCGTGTTCGGCGCGCGCAGCCTGAGCCAGTTCGAGGAGAACCTGAGGGCGGCTTCGCTGAAGCTCGATGCCGCGCAGATGAAACGGCTGGACGACGCGGGCACGCTGGACCCCGGCACGCCCTACGCCTTCATCCGGCAGATGCAGGGCCGCTGGTAG
- a CDS encoding putative 2OG-Fe(II) oxygenase has translation MEKIVKAEVMWPTTTLAIHLKDSRELNAGLARIIREKEQEILGKHKPTLVAGIKQGLTAYWLEFNVLNWDYPEIAEFRKIVLDGIRETFKVQGQNPDDPGMQIVGISCWANVLRYGEFLEVHHHDPSYISGHYQVQTGYGPGEAPDESEGGQTVYFRPGFLDRSHGGKAAGQTSPWDDDWRVSVTPVEGKLFFFPSYVRHEVRPYLGKHERISIAMDIFVKKQEALMYFGGPRWFVPGKVPTPARRAMPVGK, from the coding sequence ATGGAGAAGATCGTCAAGGCAGAAGTGATGTGGCCCACCACCACCTTGGCGATCCACCTCAAGGATTCCAGAGAGCTGAACGCGGGGCTGGCGCGAATCATCCGAGAGAAGGAGCAGGAGATTCTCGGCAAGCACAAGCCGACGCTCGTGGCGGGCATCAAGCAGGGGCTGACGGCGTACTGGCTCGAGTTCAACGTCCTCAACTGGGACTACCCTGAGATCGCCGAGTTCCGAAAAATCGTTCTGGACGGAATTCGCGAGACGTTCAAGGTGCAGGGGCAGAACCCGGATGACCCCGGGATGCAGATTGTCGGCATCTCCTGCTGGGCGAACGTGCTGCGGTACGGGGAGTTCCTCGAGGTCCACCACCACGACCCCTCGTACATCAGCGGTCACTACCAGGTGCAGACGGGCTACGGCCCCGGCGAGGCACCGGACGAGTCGGAGGGCGGGCAGACGGTGTACTTCCGCCCCGGCTTCCTCGACCGCAGCCATGGAGGAAAGGCCGCGGGACAGACGAGTCCGTGGGACGACGACTGGCGCGTGAGTGTCACGCCCGTCGAGGGCAAGCTCTTCTTCTTCCCCAGCTACGTGCGACACGAGGTGCGGCCCTACCTGGGCAAGCACGAGCGCATCTCCATCGCGATGGACATCTTCGTGAAGAAGCAGGAAGCGCTGATGTACTTCGGCGGGCCTCGCTGGTTCGTCCCGGGCAAGGTCCCCACTCCGGCGCGGCGCGCGATGCCCGTCGGAAAGTAG
- a CDS encoding cytochrome P450, with amino-acid sequence MTTGKQPLNLPPGPKGIPLLGSMLEATPDPIGFFGRAFQQYGDAVRVRVSPQQTVFLISHPDYVKHVLVDHAQNYPKPHNPPGKLLGKGLFPSEGEYWRQQRRFIQPAFHPERMAALVPTMVDSVEKMLRRWEARTGTGEVFDIANDMTRLSLSIVGRGVFTDDMVEEQPEVLEACQEIVRMQNMRRKWWMVYLIVALRLRTQRRKRFRAGIARLDKAMYEAIAKRRPNPTAHADMLGQMLAARDPKTGEGMTDEQLRDECVNLFFAGHETTAVALVWTYHLLSQHPEVEQRMRDEIAAAIGDRPPQLQDLPKLRYITAVFEEVLRLYPPAWVLSRQAKEQDKLGDFDVPAGTIMMMMQPIVHKHPAYWEAPEKFMPERFLPENAGKRPRFAYFPFGAGQRLCIGSNMALMQATVALTMMLQRFKVNVVPGQTVIEDPVVTFRSRHGLQVSLSPAPATSGPRQAASAR; translated from the coding sequence ATGACCACCGGGAAACAACCCCTGAACCTCCCGCCCGGGCCCAAGGGAATACCGTTGCTCGGCAGCATGCTGGAGGCGACGCCGGACCCCATCGGCTTCTTCGGACGCGCCTTCCAGCAATACGGCGACGCGGTCCGTGTGCGCGTCAGCCCGCAGCAGACCGTCTTCCTCATCAGCCACCCGGACTACGTGAAGCACGTCCTGGTGGACCACGCGCAGAACTACCCCAAGCCGCACAACCCTCCCGGCAAGCTGCTCGGAAAGGGGCTGTTCCCCAGCGAGGGCGAGTACTGGCGACAGCAGCGGCGCTTCATCCAGCCGGCCTTCCACCCCGAGCGCATGGCGGCGCTGGTCCCCACCATGGTGGACAGCGTGGAGAAGATGCTTCGGCGGTGGGAGGCCCGGACGGGCACGGGCGAGGTCTTCGACATCGCGAACGACATGACCCGGCTGTCGCTCTCCATCGTCGGCCGCGGCGTCTTCACCGACGACATGGTCGAGGAGCAGCCGGAGGTCCTGGAGGCGTGCCAGGAAATCGTCCGGATGCAGAACATGCGGCGCAAGTGGTGGATGGTGTACCTCATCGTCGCGCTGAGGCTCCGCACGCAGCGCCGCAAGCGCTTCCGCGCGGGAATCGCCAGGCTGGACAAGGCGATGTACGAGGCCATCGCCAAGCGCCGTCCGAACCCCACGGCCCATGCGGACATGCTCGGGCAGATGCTGGCGGCTCGCGACCCGAAGACGGGCGAGGGCATGACGGACGAGCAGCTGCGCGACGAGTGCGTCAACCTCTTCTTCGCGGGCCATGAGACCACCGCCGTGGCGCTCGTGTGGACCTACCACCTGCTCAGCCAGCACCCCGAGGTGGAGCAGCGGATGCGCGACGAGATTGCAGCCGCCATCGGGGACAGACCTCCACAGCTCCAGGACCTGCCGAAGCTTCGCTACATCACCGCGGTGTTCGAGGAGGTGCTGCGGCTGTATCCCCCCGCCTGGGTGCTGTCCCGCCAGGCCAAGGAGCAGGACAAGCTGGGCGACTTCGACGTGCCGGCGGGCACCATCATGATGATGATGCAGCCCATCGTTCACAAGCATCCGGCATACTGGGAAGCCCCGGAGAAGTTCATGCCGGAGCGCTTCCTGCCGGAGAACGCCGGGAAGCGTCCGCGCTTCGCGTACTTCCCCTTCGGCGCGGGCCAGCGGCTGTGCATCGGCAGCAACATGGCCCTGATGCAGGCCACCGTGGCGCTGACCATGATGCTTCAGCGCTTCAAGGTGAACGTGGTGCCGGGACAGACGGTGATTGAAGACCCCGTCGTCACGTTCCGCTCACGCCATGGGCTCCAGGTGTCCCTGAGCCCCGCACCCGCTACGTCCGGCCCGCGACAGGCCGCGTCGGCTCGCTGA